A DNA window from Bacteroides cellulosilyticus contains the following coding sequences:
- a CDS encoding RNA polymerase sigma factor, whose amino-acid sequence MGIIAQLLGKGKTGRQEEVTRLYELYKPPFLSFLRKYYGIDKETACDLYQESFTALCQNVRDGKYTEGQASLKTYLFEIGKRKACNWMRSNSMEPEEKQSLFSEWIAANETPREWREAQEIAAQLVQETEEICRRVLTLFYWERLPMAEIALRMNYKDADVAKNKKSSCLRRLTFELQKRLETIDIHWKKKEKK is encoded by the coding sequence ATGGGAATCATCGCACAACTACTCGGTAAAGGGAAAACCGGTCGCCAGGAAGAAGTAACCCGTTTATACGAGCTTTATAAACCGCCATTCCTATCATTCCTCCGCAAATACTACGGCATAGACAAGGAGACGGCATGCGACTTATATCAGGAAAGTTTCACAGCCTTATGCCAGAATGTGCGTGACGGCAAATACACAGAAGGCCAGGCCTCGCTGAAAACTTACCTCTTCGAGATAGGCAAGCGGAAAGCCTGCAACTGGATGCGCAGCAACAGCATGGAACCGGAAGAGAAACAAAGCCTCTTCTCCGAATGGATTGCTGCCAACGAAACGCCCCGGGAATGGAGGGAAGCCCAAGAGATAGCGGCACAATTAGTGCAGGAAACCGAAGAAATCTGTCGCCGCGTGCTTACCCTTTTCTACTGGGAACGACTGCCGATGGCAGAAATAGCCCTGCGGATGAATTACAAAGATGCCGATGTAGCCAAAAACAAGAAAAGTTCCTGCCTCCGCCGCCTGACCTTCGAGCTGCAAAAGAGACTGGAAACCATTGATATACACTGGAAAAAAAAGGAGAAGAAATGA
- a CDS encoding caspase domain-containing protein — translation MTKYRLLLRCSLFVCLWLSIFTLSAQTHRALLVNISHYPDGNGWENIHADNDARLMHSLLAACGYQETGIATLTDAQATKRGIIHALQNICNSTQAGDHVHLHFSCHGQQMMDDNGDEEDGLDEALIPYDALFWYEPGEYEGENHLRDDELGEWIRRLRRKAGEQGHVTVVLDACHSGTGNRLPEADDYVRGTGYIFAPDDYVPTAGKHQELSLHLKQEAGLAPTVVFSACLADEINFEYFDTRQSRYYGLLTYAFCEAARETAHTLLNVDRFALLLKQKMQALTANKKKRKQTPYMECTNPQDSFRLGLKP, via the coding sequence ATGACAAAATACAGACTACTATTACGATGCAGCCTTTTCGTCTGCCTATGGCTGAGCATCTTCACCCTCTCCGCCCAAACCCACCGGGCGCTGCTCGTCAACATATCGCATTATCCGGACGGAAACGGATGGGAAAATATCCATGCCGACAATGATGCCCGTCTGATGCACTCCCTGCTCGCAGCCTGTGGATACCAAGAAACGGGTATCGCCACCCTTACCGATGCTCAAGCTACCAAACGAGGCATCATCCATGCCCTGCAAAACATCTGCAACTCCACGCAAGCAGGCGACCATGTGCACCTGCACTTCTCCTGCCACGGCCAGCAGATGATGGACGATAACGGAGACGAAGAAGACGGACTGGACGAAGCCCTGATACCTTATGATGCCCTCTTCTGGTACGAGCCGGGAGAATATGAAGGCGAAAACCACCTGCGCGACGACGAACTTGGAGAATGGATACGCCGCCTGCGACGCAAGGCCGGAGAGCAGGGACACGTCACCGTAGTGCTGGATGCCTGCCACAGCGGCACGGGCAACCGCCTGCCGGAAGCCGATGATTATGTTCGCGGTACAGGCTACATCTTTGCCCCGGACGACTACGTGCCCACCGCAGGCAAACACCAGGAACTGAGTCTGCACCTGAAACAAGAAGCGGGACTTGCCCCAACAGTGGTTTTCAGCGCCTGTCTGGCAGATGAAATCAACTTCGAATACTTCGACACCCGGCAGTCGCGCTACTACGGACTGCTTACGTATGCTTTCTGCGAAGCAGCACGGGAAACAGCACACACACTCCTCAACGTCGACCGTTTCGCCCTGCTGCTGAAGCAAAAGATGCAAGCATTGACCGCCAACAAGAAGAAAAGAAAACAGACTCCCTACATGGAGTGTACAAACCCGCAGGATAGTTTCCGCCTCGGACTTAAACCCTGA
- a CDS encoding WG repeat-containing protein, with translation MKNLISGLLFIGALICSEMHIQAQNMNLAGVYEANTKANGGVRQLYAVLDFNTSQVKDFTQLFTGKTAQFKLLPEDFMNVKKLKKRFAGNTAAGFVRYREKFLLSFTEELKLTNPRLEAGMIVVDWENHSGVKGKCGIIVKEDNSIEFVGLTSLDRTLNPDGLTVTCVEDRCLADVPRAKSTAEGIENYLAEYNKKPEPASQPNANVAQSSAEPAAAPAAGAPAKPHRTANTKLITIDSDSQGAYGTRFCGGLAYVRTNKNGNYYMDKSGNRIFDYYPRQSGHIPSFSDSVAIDCEQFKTAILVNRKGEIIRKVANIRRVTNFVDGIAAVTVIVPGRPLPDYRNMYMNTKGELVFKHLSEPMTMENLKEVRPMCDSLIAYYSYGKSLWGFRDVNGKVIVEPQFIEAHNFSEGMAAVKIKTNGGADKWGYINKAGIFVIQPAYSNEPGDFHNQRAYVQNKEGRYFYIDSTSKILSNPFIRVSDFHNSKAFVQGDGPCMLVDTMFKSVATLRVKMDYLTRVIYVGNDIYLDDCLLSPRGEVLLKGVKEPFYEDLSAGSTTSYNSADEIYHNGYINRKGEYVIEFVESSF, from the coding sequence ATGAAGAACTTAATTAGCGGATTATTATTTATTGGGGCTTTGATATGCTCGGAGATGCATATACAAGCTCAGAACATGAACTTGGCGGGTGTATACGAAGCTAACACGAAAGCCAATGGTGGAGTCAGACAACTTTATGCCGTGCTCGATTTTAATACGAGTCAGGTCAAGGACTTCACCCAGTTGTTTACCGGAAAGACGGCACAATTCAAACTGTTGCCTGAAGACTTTATGAACGTCAAGAAACTGAAGAAGAGATTTGCCGGAAACACCGCAGCAGGCTTTGTGAGGTATCGTGAGAAGTTCTTATTATCTTTCACAGAAGAGTTGAAACTGACCAACCCGCGACTGGAAGCAGGTATGATTGTGGTTGACTGGGAAAATCACTCTGGTGTGAAAGGCAAATGTGGCATCATCGTAAAGGAAGATAACTCCATTGAATTCGTAGGACTGACCAGTCTGGATCGCACCTTGAACCCGGACGGATTGACCGTCACTTGTGTGGAAGACCGTTGTCTGGCTGATGTGCCCCGGGCTAAGAGTACGGCAGAAGGTATAGAAAACTATTTGGCAGAGTATAATAAGAAGCCGGAACCGGCATCGCAGCCGAATGCAAACGTAGCACAGTCATCAGCCGAACCGGCTGCTGCACCTGCTGCCGGCGCACCTGCGAAACCTCATCGGACAGCCAACACCAAACTTATCACTATTGACAGTGACTCACAAGGCGCATACGGCACTCGCTTTTGTGGAGGACTAGCCTATGTGAGGACTAATAAGAATGGTAATTATTATATGGATAAGTCCGGTAATAGAATTTTTGATTATTATCCCCGACAATCTGGTCATATCCCTTCTTTCTCGGATAGCGTAGCTATTGATTGTGAGCAATTCAAAACAGCTATCCTTGTCAATCGTAAGGGAGAAATTATTCGCAAAGTAGCTAACATTCGGAGAGTGACCAACTTTGTGGATGGCATTGCTGCTGTAACAGTTATTGTTCCGGGACGCCCGCTTCCTGACTATCGGAATATGTATATGAATACAAAAGGAGAACTTGTTTTTAAACACCTTTCTGAACCAATGACAATGGAAAATTTGAAAGAGGTACGTCCGATGTGTGATAGTCTGATTGCTTATTATAGTTACGGCAAAAGTCTGTGGGGATTCCGCGACGTAAATGGAAAAGTTATTGTGGAACCACAGTTCATTGAAGCCCATAATTTCAGTGAAGGAATGGCTGCTGTGAAAATAAAGACTAATGGCGGAGCAGATAAATGGGGCTACATAAATAAAGCGGGAATATTTGTTATACAACCGGCTTATTCTAATGAACCGGGTGATTTTCACAACCAAAGAGCCTATGTTCAGAATAAAGAAGGACGTTACTTTTATATTGATTCCACAAGTAAGATTTTAAGTAATCCTTTCATTAGGGTTTCTGATTTTCATAATTCTAAAGCTTTTGTGCAGGGTGATGGGCCTTGTATGTTAGTGGATACGATGTTTAAATCCGTTGCTACTTTAAGAGTTAAAATGGATTATCTGACCCGAGTAATCTATGTGGGAAATGATATTTATTTGGATGATTGTCTTCTTTCTCCTCGTGGCGAAGTGCTGTTGAAAGGAGTGAAAGAACCTTTCTATGAGGATTTGTCAGCGGGTTCTACTACTTCTTATAATTCGGCTGATGAGATTTATCATAATGGGTATATCAACCGAAAAGGAGAATATGTCATCGAGTTTGTAGAATCATCTTTCTGA
- a CDS encoding polysaccharide deacetylase family protein: protein MFIEQPPEFVRKLYPGAIWRMDPNEKSVYLTFDDGPIPEVTPWVLELLDKHDIKATFFMVGDNIRKHPDVFQMVVNGGHRIGNHTFNHIRGFEYLSDNYLANTDKANELMKTDLFRPPHGHMRWGQYFTLKRHYKIVMWDLVTRDYSKKLRGPQVLANVMRYARNGSIITFHDSLKSWNNGNLQYALPRALDFLEEEGYEFKLL from the coding sequence GTGTTTATAGAACAGCCTCCCGAGTTTGTCCGAAAGCTATATCCCGGTGCCATCTGGCGAATGGATCCGAACGAGAAATCCGTTTACCTGACTTTTGACGATGGCCCCATCCCCGAAGTAACCCCATGGGTACTTGAACTATTGGATAAACATGACATCAAAGCCACCTTCTTCATGGTGGGAGACAATATACGCAAGCATCCCGACGTATTCCAAATGGTAGTAAATGGCGGCCACCGCATCGGCAACCATACATTCAACCATATCCGCGGGTTCGAATATCTGTCCGACAACTATCTTGCCAATACGGACAAGGCGAATGAGCTGATGAAAACAGACCTCTTCCGTCCACCGCACGGTCACATGCGCTGGGGACAGTATTTCACCTTGAAGCGGCATTATAAGATAGTGATGTGGGATTTGGTGACGCGTGACTACAGTAAGAAACTGCGTGGTCCGCAGGTGCTTGCCAATGTGATGCGGTATGCACGGAACGGGTCCATTATCACTTTTCATGACTCGCTGAAGTCCTGGAATAACGGCAACCTGCAATATGCACTGCCGCGGGCATTGGATTTCCTGGAAGAGGAAGGATACGAGTTTAAGTTACTATAA
- a CDS encoding DUF2723 domain-containing protein — protein sequence MKQYRTVNNLVGWITFIIAATVYCMTIEPTASFWDCPEFITTGYKLEVGHPPGAPFFMLVANLFSQFASDPSTVAKMVNYMSALMSGACILFLFWSITHLVRKLVVTDENNITRGQLITIMGSGLVGALAYTFSDTFWFSAVEGEVYAFSSLFTAVVFWLILKWEDVANEPHSDRWLILIAYLTGLSIGVHLLNLLCLPAIVLVYYYKKVPNANAKGSLLALLASGILVAAVLYGMVPGIVKVGGWFELFFVNTLGMSFNSGVMVYIIVLAASIIWGVYESYTEKNKMRMSISFVLTIALLGIPFYGHGTSAVIIGIIVIAFLFFYLSPKMQASMKEKYRVSARTLNTSLLCTMMIVIGYSSYAIIVIRSTANTPMDQNSPEDIFTLGEYLGREQYGTRPLFYGQAFSSKVALDVKNGYCEPRISYNGTKFIRKEKATPDEKDSYIEIPGRIEYEYAQNMLFPRMYSSQHAREYQAWVDIKGEDIPYDQCGTMVMVNMPTQWENIKFFFTYQLNWMYWRYFMWNFAGRQNDLQGSGEIEHGNWITGIPFIDNFLVGDQSLLPQELQNNKGHNVFYCLPLLLGIIGLLWQAYRGQKGIQQFWVVFFLFFMTGIAIVLYLNQTPSQPRERDYAYAGSFYAFAIWIGMGVAGIIRLLQHYAKMKELPAATLASVVCLFVPIQMASQTWDDHDRSDRYLARDFGQNYLMSLQETGNPIIFTNGDNDTFPLWYNQETEGFRTDARTCNLSYLQTDWYIDQMKRPAYDSPSLPITWDRMDYVEGTNEYIPVQPDYKKSIDALYAEAEKQALNGNPEALVNVKKEFGENPYELQNILKYWVRSKNEDLKVIPTDSIVMKVDKEAVRRSGMMIPGDSIPDYMHISLKGKRALYKSELMMLEMLAEANWERPIYMAVSVGTENHLGMGNHFIQEGLTYRFTPFDTDKTGVKLDSEKMYDNLMNKFKFGGIDKEGIYIDENAMRMCYSHRRIFSQLVGQLIREGKNDKAKKALDYAEKMIPAYNVPYDWQNGAVQMAEAYYQLGETEKADSIMKVLADKAVEYLTWYLSLDDQRFAMSSREIVDYHLPILSSEVKLMQKYNSELAQIYDSKLNELYQMCVDRMK from the coding sequence ATGAAACAGTACAGAACCGTAAACAACCTTGTGGGTTGGATTACTTTCATCATTGCAGCTACGGTCTATTGCATGACTATTGAGCCGACTGCAAGCTTTTGGGACTGCCCGGAGTTCATCACTACCGGCTACAAACTGGAAGTAGGACACCCGCCCGGAGCACCTTTCTTCATGCTGGTAGCCAACCTGTTCTCACAATTTGCCTCCGACCCGAGCACCGTTGCCAAAATGGTAAACTATATGAGTGCACTGATGAGTGGCGCTTGTATCCTGTTCCTGTTCTGGAGCATCACGCACCTTGTGCGCAAACTTGTTGTTACAGATGAAAATAATATTACCCGCGGACAACTGATTACCATCATGGGTAGCGGTCTGGTGGGTGCGCTGGCATATACATTCAGTGACACCTTCTGGTTCAGTGCCGTTGAAGGTGAAGTTTACGCATTCTCTTCTCTCTTCACAGCCGTTGTATTCTGGCTGATACTGAAATGGGAGGATGTGGCGAACGAACCTCACAGTGACCGCTGGCTTATCCTCATCGCTTACCTGACGGGACTTAGTATCGGTGTACACTTGCTGAACTTGCTCTGTTTGCCCGCTATCGTACTGGTCTACTATTACAAGAAAGTGCCCAACGCAAATGCTAAGGGCTCATTACTGGCATTGCTCGCTTCGGGTATTCTGGTTGCCGCCGTACTTTATGGCATGGTACCGGGTATTGTAAAAGTAGGCGGCTGGTTCGAACTGTTCTTCGTGAATACACTGGGAATGTCTTTCAACAGCGGTGTAATGGTATACATCATTGTATTGGCAGCCTCCATCATCTGGGGGGTATACGAAAGCTACACGGAAAAGAACAAAATGCGGATGTCCATCTCCTTCGTACTGACGATTGCCTTGCTGGGCATTCCCTTCTACGGACACGGAACGAGCGCTGTAATTATAGGTATTATTGTTATCGCTTTCCTGTTCTTCTACCTCAGCCCGAAGATGCAGGCAAGCATGAAAGAGAAATACCGTGTTTCCGCACGTACGCTCAACACATCGCTGTTGTGTACCATGATGATTGTCATCGGATATTCTTCTTATGCCATTATCGTGATCCGCTCTACGGCCAACACACCCATGGATCAGAACTCACCCGAAGACATCTTCACGCTGGGTGAATATCTGGGTCGTGAACAATACGGAACCCGCCCGCTGTTCTACGGACAGGCATTTTCTTCCAAAGTAGCCCTTGATGTAAAAAATGGCTATTGCGAACCACGTATCTCGTACAACGGAACCAAATTTATCCGTAAGGAGAAAGCCACTCCCGATGAAAAGGACAGCTACATCGAAATCCCCGGACGTATCGAATACGAATACGCACAGAATATGCTTTTCCCACGCATGTACAGCAGTCAGCACGCCAGGGAATATCAAGCCTGGGTAGATATTAAGGGCGAAGACATCCCCTACGATCAGTGCGGGACAATGGTTATGGTGAACATGCCTACACAATGGGAAAACATCAAGTTCTTCTTCACCTACCAGCTCAACTGGATGTATTGGCGCTACTTCATGTGGAACTTCGCCGGACGCCAGAACGACCTGCAAGGCAGCGGAGAAATAGAACATGGTAACTGGATTACAGGTATCCCGTTCATTGACAACTTCCTGGTGGGCGACCAGAGTCTGTTGCCGCAGGAACTGCAAAACAACAAGGGACACAACGTCTTCTACTGTCTGCCTTTATTGCTCGGCATCATCGGTCTTTTATGGCAGGCATACCGCGGCCAGAAAGGTATTCAGCAGTTCTGGGTAGTGTTCTTCCTGTTCTTCATGACGGGTATCGCCATTGTGCTCTACCTGAACCAGACACCGAGCCAGCCGCGTGAACGCGACTATGCATACGCCGGATCATTCTACGCCTTTGCCATTTGGATAGGCATGGGTGTGGCAGGCATTATCCGCCTGTTGCAACACTACGCCAAGATGAAGGAACTTCCGGCCGCAACACTGGCATCGGTTGTCTGCCTGTTCGTTCCCATACAGATGGCAAGCCAGACATGGGACGACCACGACCGTAGCGACCGCTACCTGGCACGCGACTTCGGTCAGAACTATCTGATGTCCCTGCAAGAAACCGGCAATCCGATTATCTTCACCAACGGTGATAATGATACATTCCCCTTGTGGTACAACCAGGAAACAGAGGGATTCCGTACGGATGCACGTACTTGTAACCTCAGTTACTTGCAGACGGATTGGTACATCGACCAGATGAAGCGTCCTGCCTACGATTCCCCATCATTACCCATCACTTGGGACCGTATGGATTACGTGGAAGGAACGAATGAATACATCCCTGTGCAGCCCGATTATAAGAAGAGCATCGACGCCCTCTATGCCGAAGCTGAGAAGCAGGCACTGAACGGCAATCCGGAAGCTCTGGTGAATGTGAAAAAAGAGTTCGGTGAAAACCCATACGAATTGCAGAACATCCTGAAATATTGGGTACGCAGCAAAAACGAAGATCTCAAAGTAATTCCTACGGACAGCATTGTAATGAAGGTAGATAAGGAAGCTGTACGCCGCAGCGGTATGATGATACCGGGCGACAGCATCCCCGATTACATGCACATCTCACTGAAAGGCAAACGCGCCCTCTATAAGAGCGAGCTGATGATGCTTGAAATGCTGGCAGAAGCCAATTGGGAACGTCCTATCTACATGGCAGTCAGCGTAGGTACGGAGAACCACCTCGGCATGGGCAATCACTTCATACAGGAAGGTCTCACCTATCGCTTCACTCCGTTCGATACCGACAAGACAGGCGTCAAACTGGATAGCGAGAAGATGTATGACAACCTGATGAACAAGTTCAAGTTCGGTGGCATCGACAAGGAAGGCATCTATATTGATGAAAACGCCATGCGTATGTGCTATTCTCACCGGCGTATCTTCTCACAACTCGTAGGTCAGTTGATACGTGAAGGAAAGAATGACAAGGCCAAGAAAGCATTGGACTATGCAGAGAAGATGATTCCTGCCTACAATGTGCCGTACGACTGGCAGAACGGTGCCGTACAAATGGCAGAAGCATACTATCAACTGGGCGAAACGGAGAAAGCCGACAGCATCATGAAGGTACTTGCCGACAAGGCTGTGGAATACCTCACCTGGTATCTGAGCCTGGACGACCAACGTTTTGCTATGTCCAGCCGTGAAATTGTCGACTATCATCTGCCTATCCTCAGTTCAGAAGTGAAGCTCATGCAGAAGTATAATTCCGAACTGGCTCAGATATACGACAGCAAGCTGAACGAATTGTATCAGATGTGTGTTGACCGTATGAAATAA
- a CDS encoding metal ABC transporter ATP-binding protein: MGTPLIEIKNLSAGYDSRTVLRNVNLTVYDRDFLGIIGPNGGGKTTLIKCILGLLKPTGGEILYSDKRLAVSDKQESTAQYLSLTTNRLSLKMGYLPQYNSIDRKFPITVEEVILSGLSSQKSLISRFTASHRKKARQVIARMGLEGLEERAIGALSGGQLQRALLGRAIISDPQLVVLDEPSTYIDKRFEARLYELLAEINHDCAIILVSHDIGTVLQQVKSIACVNETLDYHPDTGVSEEWLERNFNCPIELLGHGALPHRILAEHKHGDECGCCNCEQ; encoded by the coding sequence ATGGGTACGCCTCTTATTGAAATAAAGAATCTCAGTGCCGGCTATGACAGCCGCACGGTATTACGCAACGTAAACCTCACCGTTTACGACCGGGACTTTCTGGGCATCATCGGCCCTAATGGCGGCGGAAAAACAACTCTCATCAAATGTATACTCGGTCTGTTGAAACCTACGGGAGGAGAAATATTATATAGTGATAAACGGCTAGCGGTTAGTGACAAACAAGAAAGCACAGCACAGTACTTATCACTAACCACTAACCGCTTATCACTAAAGATGGGATATCTGCCACAGTACAACAGCATAGATCGCAAATTCCCCATCACAGTGGAAGAAGTAATCCTTTCTGGTCTCAGCTCACAGAAGTCACTTATTTCACGCTTCACCGCATCACATCGGAAGAAAGCCCGCCAAGTGATTGCCCGCATGGGATTGGAAGGATTGGAAGAACGTGCCATCGGTGCACTAAGCGGTGGGCAATTGCAACGTGCTTTGCTGGGACGTGCCATCATCTCCGATCCTCAACTCGTTGTTCTCGACGAACCCAGTACATATATTGACAAACGTTTCGAAGCCCGCCTTTACGAACTATTGGCAGAGATTAACCACGACTGCGCCATCATTCTTGTCAGCCATGACATCGGCACAGTACTGCAACAAGTGAAGTCCATTGCCTGCGTGAATGAAACACTGGATTATCATCCCGACACGGGCGTAAGCGAAGAGTGGCTGGAACGGAATTTCAATTGCCCGATAGAGTTATTGGGACACGGAGCACTACCCCATCGTATACTGGCAGAGCATAAACATGGAGACGAATGTGGATGCTGCAATTGCGAACAATAA
- a CDS encoding metal ABC transporter solute-binding protein, Zn/Mn family, with translation MKRTFLYILAALLAASCKNSSVQNNKSEGDKPVITVTIEPLRYFTEAIAGDNFNVISMVPKGSSPETYDPTPQQLVDLAKSKAYFRIGYIGFEQTWMDKLTDNAPHLQFFDTSRGIDLIYDSSHAHHHHDAGEPHAHDSIQDDEHQHLFGVEPHVWSSAYNAQIIAGNIVNALCAIDKGNEEVYMERYKSLCNQIEHTDSLICHMLSTPNADRAFMIYHPALSYFARDYGLHQISIEENGKEPSPSHLKNLIDTCKKEKVRVIFVQPEFDRRNAEIIAKQTGTKVIPINPLSYDWEEEMLNIAKELVVKN, from the coding sequence ATGAAACGAACATTCCTGTACATCCTCGCTGCTTTGCTCGCCGCATCCTGCAAGAACAGCAGCGTCCAGAATAATAAGAGTGAAGGCGATAAACCCGTCATCACCGTCACTATTGAGCCATTACGCTATTTCACCGAAGCCATTGCAGGCGATAACTTCAACGTTATCAGCATGGTTCCCAAAGGGAGTAGTCCGGAAACCTACGATCCTACCCCCCAGCAACTCGTAGATCTTGCCAAAAGCAAAGCCTACTTCCGGATCGGCTACATCGGTTTTGAACAAACCTGGATGGACAAGCTGACGGATAACGCTCCGCACCTGCAATTCTTCGATACTTCCCGCGGCATCGACCTGATTTATGATTCCTCACACGCCCATCATCATCACGATGCCGGTGAACCTCACGCCCACGATTCCATCCAAGACGATGAGCATCAGCATCTTTTTGGTGTGGAACCGCACGTTTGGAGTTCTGCCTATAATGCACAGATTATTGCCGGAAATATCGTAAATGCACTGTGCGCCATCGACAAAGGCAATGAAGAAGTCTATATGGAGCGTTACAAAAGTCTCTGCAACCAGATTGAACATACCGATAGCCTTATTTGTCACATGCTGTCGACCCCCAATGCGGACCGTGCTTTCATGATTTATCATCCGGCATTATCTTACTTTGCCCGCGACTACGGCTTGCATCAGATTTCCATCGAAGAAAATGGTAAAGAGCCTTCTCCCTCCCACCTCAAGAATCTGATAGACACTTGTAAAAAGGAGAAAGTCCGTGTTATCTTCGTGCAACCTGAATTTGACCGCCGCAATGCAGAGATTATTGCCAAACAGACGGGAACGAAGGTAATCCCTATCAACCCGCTTTCTTACGATTGGGAAGAAGAAATGTTGAACATTGCCAAGGAATTGGTCGTTAAGAACTAA
- the mnmD gene encoding tRNA (5-methylaminomethyl-2-thiouridine)(34)-methyltransferase MnmD, with amino-acid sequence MKRIIERTEDGSATLFVPELDEHYHSVKGARTESQHIFIDMGLKASAAPQPHVLEIGFGTGLNALLTLEAAEQDARPVHYTGIELYPLAWEEVDALGYSNNPLFKQLHTAPWEEDVKISPHFTLRKIKTDANISMKYEVLSIRSEQNTNTSHLIPNTSHLIPNTFPDLVYFDAFAPEKQPEMWNEQLFRSLYVYMNTGGILTTYCAKGVIRRMLQAVGFRVERLPGPPGGKREILRATKEKP; translated from the coding sequence ATGAAACGAATTATAGAACGTACGGAAGATGGAAGCGCAACACTGTTTGTGCCCGAACTGGATGAACATTATCATTCGGTGAAAGGGGCGCGTACAGAGTCGCAGCATATCTTTATCGACATGGGCCTGAAAGCCTCTGCCGCACCGCAACCGCACGTTCTTGAGATAGGCTTCGGCACCGGACTGAATGCCTTGCTCACACTGGAAGCTGCCGAACAGGACGCGCGTCCCGTACATTATACCGGTATCGAGCTCTATCCCCTCGCCTGGGAAGAAGTCGATGCACTAGGATATAGTAATAACCCGCTGTTCAAGCAGCTGCACACCGCCCCGTGGGAAGAAGACGTAAAAATATCCCCGCACTTCACTCTGCGGAAGATAAAGACAGATGCGAATATAAGTATGAAGTATGAAGTATTAAGTATTCGAAGTGAACAAAATACCAATACCTCACACCTAATACCTAATACTTCACACTTAATACCTAATACTTTTCCTGATCTCGTTTACTTCGATGCTTTCGCCCCTGAAAAGCAACCAGAAATGTGGAACGAGCAATTATTTCGCTCTCTTTACGTTTATATGAATACAGGGGGAATATTGACGACGTATTGCGCCAAAGGTGTCATCCGCCGTATGTTGCAAGCTGTGGGCTTCCGTGTGGAGCGCCTTCCGGGACCTCCGGGGGGAAAGCGGGAGATACTGAGGGCAACGAAAGAGAAACCATAA
- a CDS encoding YqaA family protein, producing the protein MDAFVDSLVQLLIDWGYLGLFISALLAGSIVPFSSELVMIALVKVGLSPVMCVFFATLGNTIGGMTCYYMGRLGNVVWIEKYFKVKKEKVDKMQTFLQGKGALMGFFAFLPFVGEVIAIALGFMRSNVWLTTSSMFAGKLIRYAVMLLALQGVISMF; encoded by the coding sequence ATGGATGCTTTTGTAGACTCACTGGTTCAACTCTTGATAGACTGGGGCTATCTCGGTTTATTTATCTCCGCCTTACTGGCAGGAAGCATCGTTCCGTTCAGTTCGGAACTGGTGATGATAGCACTGGTAAAGGTAGGGCTCAGTCCGGTGATGTGTGTATTCTTCGCCACGTTGGGTAATACGATTGGCGGTATGACGTGCTACTACATGGGGCGTCTGGGTAACGTAGTCTGGATAGAGAAATATTTCAAAGTAAAAAAAGAAAAAGTAGACAAGATGCAGACTTTCCTTCAAGGTAAAGGAGCATTGATGGGCTTTTTCGCATTCCTGCCCTTTGTGGGCGAAGTAATTGCCATTGCACTGGGTTTCATGCGCAGCAATGTATGGCTGACTACTTCGTCCATGTTTGCCGGAAAGCTGATACGGTATGCCGTGATGCTGCTGGCATTGCAGGGAGTAATATCTATGTTTTAA